gtatataaaaaaaaaaccgaacacACATACTCCAAATGGATGTGAATGCTTTGATTAACATggtaaatgtttatattaatcATAGCATTTCAATAATAGCCGATAATTCAAAATTTGCTTTGGAAATTTGGAAGTATTTAACTTTGGCCACATATATAATCCAATTTGATCGATCCAACTACACTGTAGATTGTACAAGAATATCATGGTTAATATGGTTTCAAATTCAAAGAAGATgatataataaatttgaaagaTCTCTACCTTTGAGGCTCCCTAACTCCCTGACATATCTTAATACCTAACCTAGCACATAATTTCTTTCGCATTTATAGACCTATTTCACTGATATAATACATTAATTCTAATGTGCAAAGTAACTTCTTGATACGAATTTTACCCCTATGATCTTCTTTTCTTATAGACAATGTGATTGCAATGAGAAATTTACCCTGTTTGGGTGCCGCTGGTGGGAGCGGACTAGGCGGTATTGCTGGAAAGCCTTCCCCTACAATGGAAGCCGTGGAAGCCAGCACTGCGTCACAACCCCATTCGACATCGTCTTACTTCGCCACAACTTACTACCATTTAACTGATGATGAATGTACGTTTTTATGAGTAACGCAAAGCAATACCTTTCCCCCTACCACTCGTTTTCAGATAGCCTTCCTACTCCCAGTCTCCCCATTACAGCCTATTCCGATCCGTTCCccgaatattttcatttatacaAAAGCAACTTGCGCAATACAACCGTTCTTTCGGCTAAAAATGAAGGTTAATTACTTAAACGCTTAGAAAACTTAATTTTGCATATCCTTTTTTGGTGTGtggaatttgaatttgtctATTTCGCTATCATTTTGAGGAAAGATTGTACACGGGATTTCCAAGAATTCGGAATAATCAAATATAgataaataagttaaaaaacaagagagaacgctatagtcgggtgcccgactatcagatacccgttactcagctaaagggagtgcgaaagagatggagaaaaactttgatccgccgtaactttttaacgaatggtccgatttaaaaaatttcttctacatttcgataggtatttttaaacacaataaaa
The genomic region above belongs to Drosophila takahashii strain IR98-3 E-12201 chromosome 4, DtakHiC1v2, whole genome shotgun sequence and contains:
- the LOC138913725 gene encoding uncharacterized protein, which codes for MFTLQPTPTAMGTVVPPWSAGTLNILPSLEDMAHKDNVIAMRNLPCLGAAGGSGLGGIAGKPSPTMEAVEASTASQPHSTSSYFATTYYHLTDDEYSLPTPSLPITAYSDPFPEYFHLYKSNLRNTTVLSAKNEG